DNA from Streptomyces sp. Edi4:
ACCAGGACGTCGAGTCCCGCGTCCCGCAGGGCGGCCAGATCGGCGGCCCTGTTCTCCTCCTCGTTGGCGACGACCAGATCCGGCGCGAGCGCGACGATCCGCTCCACATCCGGATTCTTGGTGCCACCGACGCGCTCGGCGCCGAGCCCGGCCGGATGGACGCACCAGTCGGTGACGCCCACAAGGAATCCGGGGGCGCCGGCCGCGACGGCCTCCGTCAAGGACGGGACGAGGGAGACCACCCGCATCAGTGGCGCCCCGTGCCGAGGCCGCCCGCCATCAGGGGCGGGTCTCCTCGATGGCCTCGATGTGGTCGGCGACCGCGACGACCAGGATGCGGGTGCCGGGCAGCGCGGCGCGCCAGCGGTGGCGCACCCCGCCGGACAGGCACAGCGTGTCGCCCCGCTCCAGGCGGTAGGCGCGGCCCTCGGCCTCGACCTCGGCGGCGCCGTCGGCCACGTACATCAACTCGTCGTTGCGGTGCTGGAATTCGCGCCCGGTGTCCTGATCGCCGGTGAACTCCATGGCGTGCAGCTGGTGGTGGCCGCGCAGCAGGGCCCGCACGCCCTGGCCCTCCCCCTCGGGCTCGGCGCGCACGACGTCGACGGTGCGGGCGCAGTCGGCGGCGTCGTACAGCTCGCCGACCGTGGTGTTCAAGGCGTCCGCGACGCGCTGGAGGGAGCGCGCGCTGGGGCGGGCGCGCTCGTTCTCGACCTGGCTGAGGAAGGGCACCGAAAGGCCGCTGCGCTCGGCGACCACGGCCAGGGTGAGACCGAGACCGCGGCGCAGACGCCGCACCGCCACCCCCACCCGAAGAGTTTCCTTGTCGTCCATCTCCCGGGCCCTCCCCGTTCTCTGGGTTGTCTCGATCCGCCGTCGCACAGCCACGTGCAGGTCACCCTACGCAGCTTCGGACCCCGACGGGACCGTCCCGCCGAGATCGCCACGGGTTCCGTTCGCGATCGGGCCGGATCACGACGTCGTGCGGCCGCGGCCCGAAGGGGGCCGCGGCCGCACGAAGGAAGGTGGAGCGGGGTCCTCAGGAACCGACCGGGGTCCACTTGTCGGCGAGGCCGGGGTTGTCCTTGAGCCAGGCGCGCACCGCGTCCTGCTCCTTGCCCTTGCCGGTGGACTGGATCTTCGCCTCGAGGCTGGTGAGCTGCTTCTCGTCCATGTGGAAGTTCTTCAGCCACGTGCCGACCTCGGCGTTGTCGGCGGAGAAGCCCTTGCGGGCCAGCGTGTGCACGTCGTCACCCTTGCCCCAGGCGCCCTTGGGGTCCTTGAGCTTCTTGAGGTCGTAGGTGTTGTACGCCCAGTGCGGCGACCAGAGCGGAACCACGATCGGCTCCTTCTTGGCGTACGCCCGCTTCAGCTCGGCCAGCATGCCCGGCGTGGAGCCGTCGACGACCTTGTACTCACCGTCCAGACCGTACTCCTTGAGGATCTTGTCCTTGAGGATCCCGGTCTCACCGGCGCTCGGTTCGATGCCCACGATCCGGTTCTGGAACTCGGCGCCCTTGCCCTTGAGGTCGTCGAGGGTGTTGACGTCCTTGACGTAGGACGGCACCGAGAGCTCAAGGGAGGTCGGGCCGTACCAGGAGCCCACGTCCTCCAGCTTGTCCTTGTACTTCGCCCAGTACTGGGCGTGCGTGGTGGGCAGCCAGGAGTCGGTCTCGAAGTCGATCTGACCGCCCGCCATGCCGGTGTAGAGCGCTCCGGCCTCGTACTGGCGGGCATCGACGGTGAAGCCCCGGCGCTCCAGGAGCTCCTTCCACAGGAAGGTGGAGGCGACGCCCTCGTCCCACGGGATGTAGCCGAGCGAGATCTTCTTGCCCTTGCCGACGTTCTTGGCGCCGGACGCGGCGGCCTCGCCGGAGGAGCCGAACACGTTCATGCCGCCCGCGACGAGCCCGAGGATCACCACGCCGACGATCGCGACGACCGGCTGGGGACGGTAGTTCCAGAGTTTCAGCCCGCCCGCGGCCGCCTTCGCCTTGGCCAGCGCGCGCCGGCCGAGCGGGGAGACCTGGCGGCTGAGCGCGCCGGTCATCCGGTCCAGGTACATGGCGAGGACGACGATGGAGATGCCGGCCTCGAAACCGAGCCCGATGTCGACGTTGCCGATGGCGCGGTAGACGGCGCCGCCGAGGCCGCCGCCGCCCGCCATGCCCGCGATGACGACCATGGAGAGGCTGAGCATGATGACCTGGTTGATGCCGGCCATGATGGTCGGCAGCGCGAGCGGCAGCTGCACCCGCAGCAGGGTGTTGCGCGGGGTGGTGCCGAACGCCTCGGCCGCCTCCACGAGTTCCCCGTCGACCTGGCGGATGCCGAGTTCGGTCATGCGCACGCCCGGGGGCAGCGAGAAGACGATGGTGGCGATGATGCCGGGGACGACACCGACGCCGAAGAAGATGATGCCGGGAATCAGATAGACCATCGCCGGCATGGTCTGCATGAAGTCCAGGACCGGCCGCATCACCGCGCTGACCGTCTTGGAGCGCGAGGCCCAGATGCCGAGCGGGACCGCGACGACCAGGGTCACGATGGCCGCGACGAGCACCAGCGAGAGCGTGGACATCGTGTCGTCCCACAGCTGGATCGACTCGATGAGCGCGAACCCGGCGAACGTGAGGACACCGGCGACGAGCCCGCGCAGCCACCAGGCGACCACGGCGAGGATGCCGGCGAACAGCAGGGGCTGGGGGGCGTCGAGGACGGTGTTGATGCCGTCGTACATGCCGTTGACGACGTGTGTGATGGCGTCGAAGAGCCAGGAGAGGTGGGACTGGAGGAAGTTGACGGCGCTGTCGACCCAGTCGCCGAGGTGGAGCCTAGGCATGGGCGGCCACCTCCTTCATCGAGCAGTCGGCCGGGCCTTGCGTGTCGTCCCCGAGGAAGGCGATCAGACGCTCCTGCGGCACGACGCCGAGCAGGGCGCCCTCGCGGTCCTTGACGGCGACCGGGTGCGAGACCCGGGCCGCCACCGCGCACACGTCCGCGACGGGGGTGTCGGGCAGCACGCTCTCGCAGTCGCAGCTGCCCGCGTCGGGGCGGTGCGCAACGGTCATCACGGACAGCGCGGTGAGCACCCGGGAGCGGTCGACGTCCTGGATGAAGGAGGCCACGTAGTCGTTGGCCGGGGTGAGCAGGATGTCCTCGGCGGTGCCGAGCTGGACTATCCGCCCGTCGCGCATCACGGCGATCTGGTCGCCGAGCCGCATGGCCTCGTTGAGGTCGTGCGTGATGAAGACGATCGTCTTCTTCAGGCGCTTCTGGAGTTCGAGGAGCTGGTCCTGCATGTCGCGCCGGATCAGCGGGTCGAGCGCGCTGAAGGACTCGTCCATGAGGAGCAGGTCGGCATCGGTGGCCAGGGCGCGAGCCAGGCCCACGCGCTGCTGCATGCCGCCGGAGAGCTCGTCGGGCCAGGAGTCGCCCCAGCCGGCGAGGCCGGTCAGCTCCAGGGCCTCCGCGGCACGTTTCTCCCGCTCGGCACGGGGCACACCCTGGACCTCGAGGCCGTACGCGGCGTTCTCCAGGACGCTGCGGTGCGGGAACAACGCGAAGTGCTGGAACACCATGCTGATCTTGCTGGAGCGGACCGCGCGCAGGTCGCGGGCGGACAGGGCGGTCACGTCCTGTCCGTCGAACAGGACGCGGCCCGACGTGGGCTCCAGGAGCCCGTTGAGCATGCGCAGCAGGGTCGACTTGCCCGAGCCGGAGAGGCCCATGACCACGAAGATCTGACCGGGTTCCACCGTGAACGAGGCGTCGATCACCGCCGCGGTCGTCCCCTGCGCCCGCAGCTCGTCGCGGCCGGCGCCGCCTTCGAGCCTGCCGACGGCTTCCTCGGGTCGTCTGCCGAACACCTTGTACAGCTGCTCGGCCTGGAGCCTGGACACATACACCTCACGGGTCGAACCGAGAACGGCCCGCATCCCCCGCGGGCGGGCCGTGGAGCGGCGCGGATTCGGTCCGCAGCCCGAGAAATGGTTGAAATCCATACTTGGGTCCGCTCCGGCGACGCGCCTGCCCAGGCTCTACCAGGGCAAACACAACAGTGACCCAGTTCACTTGTTCACGAGCGGGGTGGTTGGTTGCCGGACGCCCAAGCGGCGGGCGCGGGGCAGATACGTCGTGAGCGCGGGGTGACTGTCAGTGGTGTGCGGCATCATCGGGGATGTGACGCGACGCCTGATGCTCCTCGACACCTCCTCCCTCTATTACCGGGCCTACTTCGGAGTCCCCGACACGGTCAGGGCCCCCGACGGCACGCCGGTCAACGCCGTGCGCGGCCTGCTCGACTTCATCTCCCGCCTGGTCCACGACCACCGCCCGCAGGAGCTGGTGGCGTGCATGGACGCGGACTGGCGGCCGCGGTGGCGGGTGGACCTGATCCCCTCCTACAAGGCACACCGGGTGGCCGAGGTGACGCCGCCGGGGCAGCCCGACGAGGAGGAGACCCCGGACACCCTGGCCCCGCAGGTCCCGGTGATCGACGCCGTGCTGGACGCGCTGGGCATCGCCCGCGTCGGCGTGGCGGGCTACGAGGCGGACGACGTGATCGGCACGCTGTCCGGCCTTGCGCCCGGCCCGGTCGACATCGTCACCGGGGACCGCGACCTGTTCCAGCTGGTCGACGACGCGCGCGGGGTGCGGGTGCTCTACCCCCGCAAGGGCGTCGGCGACTGCGACGTGGTGGACGACGAGCTGATCCGGACGAAGTACGGCGTGCGCCCCGACCAGTACGCCGACTTCGCGGCCCTGCGCGGCGACACCAGCGACGGACTGCCCGGCGTGAAGGGCATCGGCGAGAAGACGGCGGCCCAGCTGATCAAGGATTACGGCGATCTGGCGGGCGTCCGCGCGGCGGCCGCCGACCGCTTCTCCAAGCTGACCCCGGCCAAGCGCCGGGGAATCCTGGAGGCGGCCGACTATCTGGACGTCGCGCCGAAGGTGGTGCGGGTCGCGATGGACGTGCCCCTTCCGCCGTTCGACCCGGCACTGCCGGAAAAGCCCCGCGACCCCACGGCCCTCGAAGAGCTCGTGGCCCGGTGGGGGCTCGCGGGAGCGACGGGCAGACTGCTCTCCACTCTCCGCGCCTGAGGTGCTAGCTTAGGTAAACCTAACTAGTGGTGGATCAGGGGAGCGCACTGTGGCAGAACGGCCGTCTCGCAAGGCACCGAAGATCAACGAGGCTCAGGTGGTGCGCACCGAGCGGATCACCCCGCACATGGTGCGCGTCGTGCTCGGCGGCGCTTCACTTGCCGGGCTCCCCGTGGGCGAGCACACCGACCACTACATCAAGCTGCTGTTCCCGGCCAAGGGCGTGAGCTACCCGGAGCCCTTCGACATGGAACGGATCCGCGCCGAGTTCCCGCGCGAGCAGTGGCCGAGCACCCGGGCGTACACGGTGCGCGCCTGGGACGCGGAGCGCGGCGAGCTGTCCGTCGACTTCGTGGTGCACGGCGACGAGGGCCTTGCCGGCCCGTGGGCGGCCGGGGTCGAGCCCGGCGAAACGGTCCGCTTCCTCGGCCCCGGCGGCGGCTACGCCCCGGACCCGGCGGCCGACTGGCATCTGCTCGCCGGTGACGAGAGCGCGCTGCCCGCGATCGCGGCGGCCATGGAGCGCATGCCGGCGGGTGCCGTGGTGCGCGCCTTCGTCGAGGTGTCGGGCCCCGAGGAGGAGCAGAAGATCACCACGCCGGACGGCGCCGAGGTGACCTGGCTGCACCGGGGCGAGGCGCCGGTCGGCTCGCGTCTGGTGGGCGCGGTGAAGGACCTGGAGTTCCCGGCCGGTGCCGTGCACGCCTTCGTACACGGGGAGGCGGGCTTCGTGAAGGAGCTGCGCGCCCTGCTCCGGGTCGAGCGGAACGTACCGCGCGAGCGTCTGTCCATCTCGGGCTACTGGCGTCTCGGCCAGGACGACGACGCCTGGCGCGCGGCGAAGCGGGAGTGGAACGCGCAGGTGGAGCGCGAGCAGGAGGCCCCCGCCGCCTGAGGCGCATCCCTCACCAGAAGACCCGCCCGAAGACCCCCGGCGTCTGCCCCGCCGGGGGTCTTCGCGTGCCCGGACCGCCGGCGTCTGCCCCGCCGGGGGTCTTCGCGTGCCCCGACCGCGCGCGGCACCGGCCACTGCCGGGTCCGCGCGCAACCGTCACACCGACTTCTGGTACGAGCGGAACGTACGGGTGGAGAGCCACACCGCCACGACCGCGAGGGCCAGGAGCGCCCCGCCGCGACCGAGGACGAGAGACCAGTCGGGGTCGGCCGACATGGCCGAACGGCCCGCCACCATGCCCCAGTTGAGGGGGTTGAAGTCGGCGATGTGCCGCATCCAGGACGGCATCTGGGCCGGCGCCATGAACCCCGATGACAGGAAGGTCAGCGGCAGCAGCAGGAAGGTGTTGATCCCGATGATCGACTCGCGCTGGCGGACCAGCATGCCGAGCGCGTTGGAGAAGGCGCCGAAGACCGTGCCGAGCAGGACCGCCGCGACCGCCAGAATGACCAGGCCGCCGAACCCGCCGGGGTAGTGGGCCCCGCCGAGCTTGCCGAGCAGCAGGATGATCACGGTCTGGACGGTGATGCTGATGCCGTTCTGGACGACGTTGGCGTTCATCAGGGCGGCGCGGCTGACCGGGGTGGTCAGGAACCGGTTGAGCGTGCCGCGCTCGATTTCCTCCAGGGTGCCCATGCCGGCCCACATGCTGGAGCCGAGAGCGCTCATCAAGACGATGCCGGGGACGAGGTAGTCCAGGTAGGAGGTGGTGCCGAAGCCGCCGAGCTGGACCACCTTCTTGAAGAGGTTGCCGAAGAGGAAGAGCCAGATCACCGGCTGGACGAGGGTGATCAGGAGATAGGCGGGCTGGCGGACGATCGCCATCAGCTGACGCTGCGTCATGTACCAGGTCTGGGCGAGGGCGTTGGAGCCCTTGAGGCCGGTGGCCGGGGCCGGGGCGGGAAGGTGGATGGTCATCGCTGGTCTCCCGCGGTCGCGAGGGCGGGGGCTTCGGCTGCCGCCTCGGCCTCGGAGTAACGGCGTCCGGCATAGCGCAGGTAGACGTCGTCGAGGGAGGGGCGGGCCACGGTCGCCGCGGCGACGGAGGCACCGGCCCGCTCAAGGGCGGCGAGCAGCACGGGCACGGCGGCCGCGCCGTCGTCGGCGCGGGCACTGACCCGGCGGCCGTCGATCAGCACCTCGTGGACGCCGGGCAGTCCGGTGAGCGCCTGGCGCAGCGGTGAGGGCCCGGCGGGTGAGCCGGTGACGGGCTCGCGCAGCTCCATGTGGACGGCGTCGCCGCGCAGTTCGCCCTTCAGCTCGTCGGGGGTGCCTTCGACGACGACCCGGCCCCGGTCGACGATCGCGATCCGCTCGGCGAGCCGGTCGGCCTCTTCGAGGTAGTGGGTGGTGAGCACGATGGTCAGGCCCTCGTCACCGGCGAGGCGGGAGATCTCCTCCCACATGGCGGTGCGCGCCTCGGGGTCGAGCCCGGTGGTCGGCTCGTCGAGGAAGAGGACTTCGGGCCGGTGGACCAGGCCGAGCGCGACATCGAGGCGGCGCTGCATGCCGCCCGAGTACCCCTTGACCACGCGCTTGGCCGCGTCGGCCAGGTCGAAGCGCTCCAGGAGCTCGTCCACGCGGCGGCCCAGCGCCGCGCCGGTCAGTCCGTAGAGCCGGCCCTGGAGGCGCAGGTTCTCGCGGCCGGTGGCGACGGGGTCGGCGCCGGACTTCTGGGCCACCACGCCGATCGCCCGCCGGACCCGGTCGGGATGGCGCAGCACGTCGTGCCCGGCGACGCTCGCGGTGCCGCTGTCGGGCCGCGCGAGGGTGGTGAGGATCTTGACGGTGGTCGATTTGCCGGCGCCGTTGGGGCCGAGCAGCCCGAAGACCGTGCCGGGTTCGACGGTCAGGGTCATGCCGCCCAGGGCGGTGACATCACCGGGGTACGTCTTGATCAGGTTGCGCGCCTCTACTGCGGGCGCCCGGTTGCTCATGACAAGGCTCTCCTGTGGTGAGCGGGTCGGTCGGGATGACGGACCGATCCGCGTGAGGAGCGCCGGGCTATCCTTGGCGTGCCACACCCTCGATCGCCTGGCCTGCTCCACGCGGGTCCGGTCCGGGGTCATGACCCCGGCGGGGGCTGCTGCAACAGCCCGTGCCGGGGTTTTTCGTGTCGTGTCGTGTCGATGACGTGATGACGTATCCGCATACGGCCACGAGCGACGCGCGTGCGGCCCCTCTGCATGCGGCTCCTCTGTGCGCGGGCGCGCGGTTCACGCGACCGCGCCCGGCGCCCCGCACCGCTGTGGGCGCGGGCCGTCGGCTAGCCGTCGGTGTCGGCCTCCTCCAAACGCTCCCATTCCTCGGGCAGCCGTCCCGTGGCGTGCCAGCCGCGCCAGCCGTCGAGACCGTC
Protein-coding regions in this window:
- a CDS encoding helix-turn-helix domain-containing protein, translating into MDDKETLRVGVAVRRLRRGLGLTLAVVAERSGLSVPFLSQVENERARPSARSLQRVADALNTTVGELYDAADCARTVDVVRAEPEGEGQGVRALLRGHHQLHAMEFTGDQDTGREFQHRNDELMYVADGAAEVEAEGRAYRLERGDTLCLSGGVRHRWRAALPGTRILVVAVADHIEAIEETRP
- a CDS encoding ABC transporter permease/substrate binding protein; the protein is MPRLHLGDWVDSAVNFLQSHLSWLFDAITHVVNGMYDGINTVLDAPQPLLFAGILAVVAWWLRGLVAGVLTFAGFALIESIQLWDDTMSTLSLVLVAAIVTLVVAVPLGIWASRSKTVSAVMRPVLDFMQTMPAMVYLIPGIIFFGVGVVPGIIATIVFSLPPGVRMTELGIRQVDGELVEAAEAFGTTPRNTLLRVQLPLALPTIMAGINQVIMLSLSMVVIAGMAGGGGLGGAVYRAIGNVDIGLGFEAGISIVVLAMYLDRMTGALSRQVSPLGRRALAKAKAAAGGLKLWNYRPQPVVAIVGVVILGLVAGGMNVFGSSGEAAASGAKNVGKGKKISLGYIPWDEGVASTFLWKELLERRGFTVDARQYEAGALYTGMAGGQIDFETDSWLPTTHAQYWAKYKDKLEDVGSWYGPTSLELSVPSYVKDVNTLDDLKGKGAEFQNRIVGIEPSAGETGILKDKILKEYGLDGEYKVVDGSTPGMLAELKRAYAKKEPIVVPLWSPHWAYNTYDLKKLKDPKGAWGKGDDVHTLARKGFSADNAEVGTWLKNFHMDEKQLTSLEAKIQSTGKGKEQDAVRAWLKDNPGLADKWTPVGS
- a CDS encoding glycine betaine/L-proline ABC transporter ATP-binding protein, yielding MRAVLGSTREVYVSRLQAEQLYKVFGRRPEEAVGRLEGGAGRDELRAQGTTAAVIDASFTVEPGQIFVVMGLSGSGKSTLLRMLNGLLEPTSGRVLFDGQDVTALSARDLRAVRSSKISMVFQHFALFPHRSVLENAAYGLEVQGVPRAEREKRAAEALELTGLAGWGDSWPDELSGGMQQRVGLARALATDADLLLMDESFSALDPLIRRDMQDQLLELQKRLKKTIVFITHDLNEAMRLGDQIAVMRDGRIVQLGTAEDILLTPANDYVASFIQDVDRSRVLTALSVMTVAHRPDAGSCDCESVLPDTPVADVCAVAARVSHPVAVKDREGALLGVVPQERLIAFLGDDTQGPADCSMKEVAAHA
- a CDS encoding 5'-3' exonuclease; amino-acid sequence: MLLDTSSLYYRAYFGVPDTVRAPDGTPVNAVRGLLDFISRLVHDHRPQELVACMDADWRPRWRVDLIPSYKAHRVAEVTPPGQPDEEETPDTLAPQVPVIDAVLDALGIARVGVAGYEADDVIGTLSGLAPGPVDIVTGDRDLFQLVDDARGVRVLYPRKGVGDCDVVDDELIRTKYGVRPDQYADFAALRGDTSDGLPGVKGIGEKTAAQLIKDYGDLAGVRAAAADRFSKLTPAKRRGILEAADYLDVAPKVVRVAMDVPLPPFDPALPEKPRDPTALEELVARWGLAGATGRLLSTLRA
- a CDS encoding siderophore-interacting protein produces the protein MAERPSRKAPKINEAQVVRTERITPHMVRVVLGGASLAGLPVGEHTDHYIKLLFPAKGVSYPEPFDMERIRAEFPREQWPSTRAYTVRAWDAERGELSVDFVVHGDEGLAGPWAAGVEPGETVRFLGPGGGYAPDPAADWHLLAGDESALPAIAAAMERMPAGAVVRAFVEVSGPEEEQKITTPDGAEVTWLHRGEAPVGSRLVGAVKDLEFPAGAVHAFVHGEAGFVKELRALLRVERNVPRERLSISGYWRLGQDDDAWRAAKREWNAQVEREQEAPAA
- a CDS encoding ABC transporter permease, yielding MTIHLPAPAPATGLKGSNALAQTWYMTQRQLMAIVRQPAYLLITLVQPVIWLFLFGNLFKKVVQLGGFGTTSYLDYLVPGIVLMSALGSSMWAGMGTLEEIERGTLNRFLTTPVSRAALMNANVVQNGISITVQTVIILLLGKLGGAHYPGGFGGLVILAVAAVLLGTVFGAFSNALGMLVRQRESIIGINTFLLLPLTFLSSGFMAPAQMPSWMRHIADFNPLNWGMVAGRSAMSADPDWSLVLGRGGALLALAVVAVWLSTRTFRSYQKSV
- a CDS encoding ATP-binding cassette domain-containing protein, with translation MSNRAPAVEARNLIKTYPGDVTALGGMTLTVEPGTVFGLLGPNGAGKSTTVKILTTLARPDSGTASVAGHDVLRHPDRVRRAIGVVAQKSGADPVATGRENLRLQGRLYGLTGAALGRRVDELLERFDLADAAKRVVKGYSGGMQRRLDVALGLVHRPEVLFLDEPTTGLDPEARTAMWEEISRLAGDEGLTIVLTTHYLEEADRLAERIAIVDRGRVVVEGTPDELKGELRGDAVHMELREPVTGSPAGPSPLRQALTGLPGVHEVLIDGRRVSARADDGAAAVPVLLAALERAGASVAAATVARPSLDDVYLRYAGRRYSEAEAAAEAPALATAGDQR